In Abyssisolibacter fermentans, a genomic segment contains:
- a CDS encoding DUF4321 domain-containing protein, translating into MKSRNRNTGVLIILLIVGLIIGGVIGDFFSDKIEILGRNYSVGLKTPLVLDLKVIKLTFGMLVSINLASIIGIVIAILVYRKL; encoded by the coding sequence ATGAAGAGCAGAAATAGAAATACAGGAGTTCTTATTATTTTACTTATAGTAGGATTAATAATAGGTGGAGTAATAGGAGATTTTTTCAGCGATAAAATTGAAATTCTTGGACGAAATTATTCTGTTGGTCTTAAAACTCCTTTAGTTTTAGACTTAAAAGTTATTAAATTAACATTTGGAATGTTAGTAAGTATAAATTTAGCTAGCATAATAGGTATTGTTATAGCTATTTTAGTATATAGAAAGTTGTAG